A section of the Gammaproteobacteria bacterium genome encodes:
- a CDS encoding serine hydroxymethyltransferase, translated as MFSDNQTIAGYDDELAQAIADEATRQEEHVELIASENYASTRVMEAQGCVMTNKYAEGYPGKRYYGGCAHVDVAERLAIERAKQLFGADYANVQPHSGSQANAAVYMALLQPGDTIMGMSLAHGGHLTHGSHVSFSGKLYNAVQYGLDDNGNEIDYGEVERLANTHKPKMIVAGFSAYSRIVDWDRFRRIADSVGALLFVDMAHVAGLVAAGVYPNPISIADVVTSTTHKTLRGPRGGIILAKSNPDLEKKLSSMVFPGSQGGPLMHVIAAKAVAFKEALEPSFIDYQKQVVENARAMAATLIERGYKVVSGGTDNHMFLLDLIDKDITGKAAEAALGVANITVNKNAVPNDPRSPFVTSGIRIGTAAMTTRGFNEAEAVLLANTICDVLDAINDESVIAAAKQAMLDLCKQFPVYRAA; from the coding sequence ATGCCAGTACGCGCGTTATGGAGGCGCAAGGCTGCGTCATGACGAACAAGTATGCCGAAGGCTATCCTGGCAAACGTTACTATGGTGGTTGCGCCCATGTCGACGTGGCGGAGCGTTTAGCAATCGAAAGAGCCAAACAGTTATTTGGTGCAGACTATGCCAATGTACAACCGCACTCTGGTTCGCAAGCTAACGCAGCAGTTTACATGGCGTTATTGCAGCCAGGTGACACTATTATGGGCATGAGCTTAGCGCATGGTGGCCATTTAACACATGGTAGCCATGTCAGCTTTTCAGGCAAACTCTACAACGCAGTGCAATATGGTCTCGATGATAACGGCAACGAAATCGATTATGGCGAGGTAGAACGCCTGGCCAATACGCATAAGCCAAAAATGATTGTGGCTGGGTTTAGTGCTTATTCGCGCATCGTTGACTGGGACAGGTTTCGCCGCATTGCTGATTCAGTGGGCGCTTTGCTCTTTGTCGATATGGCGCACGTTGCTGGACTAGTGGCGGCAGGCGTCTATCCGAACCCTATTTCTATTGCCGATGTAGTGACATCGACCACCCATAAGACCCTAAGAGGGCCACGTGGTGGGATTATTTTGGCAAAATCTAACCCTGATCTTGAAAAGAAACTTAGCTCCATGGTATTCCCCGGCTCGCAGGGTGGGCCGCTAATGCACGTTATTGCGGCCAAAGCGGTGGCGTTTAAAGAAGCGCTCGAACCCAGTTTTATCGATTACCAAAAGCAAGTGGTTGAAAATGCTCGGGCTATGGCAGCGACGCTTATCGAGCGAGGGTACAAGGTAGTTTCTGGTGGCACGGATAACCATATGTTCTTGCTTGATTTGATTGATAAAGATATTACCGGTAAAGCTGCCGAGGCCGCGTTGGGTGTAGCCAATATCACTGTCAATAAAAATGCGGTGCCAAACGACCCACGTTCTCCTTTTGTCACTAGCGGCATCCGCATTGGTACGGCTGCGATGACGACGCGTGGCTTTAATGAGGCAGAGGCCGTACTATTAGCCAATACCATTTGTGATGTGCTTGATGCCATCAACGATGAATCAGTGATTGCTGCCGCAAAACAGGCAATGCTTGATTTGTGTAAGCAATTTCCAGTGTACCGTGCTGCTTAG
- the nrdR gene encoding transcriptional regulator NrdR, translated as MRCPFCDAQDTRVVDSRLGNGGDSIRRRRECNVCSERFTTHETAALNLPRVLKHDSRREPFDEDKLRNGILRALEKRPVNVDQVEDIIHRIKHRLLTQGEREVDTKLIGSWVMQELKDLDAVAYVRFASVYHSFENIAAFKKEIEGLEKNK; from the coding sequence ATGCGCTGCCCATTTTGTGATGCGCAAGACACGCGAGTTGTCGACTCGCGTCTGGGTAATGGTGGTGATAGCATTCGCCGCCGCCGCGAGTGCAATGTTTGTAGCGAGCGCTTTACCACGCACGAAACCGCAGCGTTAAATTTACCGCGCGTGCTCAAGCACGATTCGCGTCGCGAACCCTTTGATGAAGATAAGCTGCGTAACGGTATTCTAAGAGCTCTGGAAAAACGACCGGTTAACGTAGATCAGGTTGAAGATATTATTCACCGTATCAAGCATCGTTTGCTAACGCAGGGAGAGCGTGAAGTGGATACCAAGCTGATAGGCTCATGGGTGATGCAAGAGTTAAAAGATTTAGACGCTGTCGCCTATGTACGTTTCGCCTCGGTTTACCATAGTTTTGAGAATATTGCAGCGTTTAAAAAAGAGATAGAAGGCCTGGAAAAGAACAAATAA
- the ribD gene encoding bifunctional diaminohydroxyphosphoribosylaminopyrimidine deaminase/5-amino-6-(5-phosphoribosylamino)uracil reductase RibD, whose amino-acid sequence MTQAMRLARQGLYTTKPNPRVGCVIVNQGVVVGSGWHEKSGADHAEIVALKAAGDRARGATCYVTLEPCCHQGRTGPCDRALIEAGVKRVVIAMEDPNPQVFGQGIAQLKAADIDVQLGLMREQALQLNKGFVSRMQRQRPYVVCKLAMSLDGRTAMANGESKWITSSAARLDVQRLRAQCGAIITGCGTVLSDDPTMQVRWRELAEIGELYLPLSAYSQPLRVVLDSGLTTSPQAIVYGPPGATMVVTASTAAEARVAFENRGIAVEVCANESGRIDLDKMLAYLVQRQINEVLVEAGSTLCGAFLKANLIDELIIYMAPKLMGSTAQPLVDLPLLNMADALELKIKEIRAVGDDWRITATPNIKAS is encoded by the coding sequence ATGACGCAGGCGATGCGGCTGGCACGACAGGGTTTGTATACGACAAAGCCGAATCCACGGGTGGGCTGTGTCATCGTTAACCAGGGTGTTGTGGTCGGTAGTGGTTGGCATGAAAAATCTGGTGCCGATCATGCTGAGATTGTGGCACTGAAAGCGGCGGGTGATCGCGCACGGGGTGCAACTTGCTATGTCACGCTAGAGCCATGTTGTCATCAAGGGCGTACTGGACCTTGCGATAGGGCGTTGATTGAGGCCGGGGTTAAGCGCGTCGTTATCGCGATGGAAGACCCTAACCCGCAAGTGTTTGGCCAAGGCATTGCGCAGCTTAAAGCCGCGGACATTGATGTTCAACTTGGTCTTATGCGAGAGCAAGCGTTGCAACTGAATAAGGGTTTTGTTTCACGTATGCAACGCCAACGGCCTTATGTGGTGTGCAAATTAGCCATGAGTTTAGATGGCCGTACTGCTATGGCTAACGGCGAGAGCAAATGGATTACATCGAGTGCGGCGCGCCTCGATGTGCAGCGATTACGTGCGCAATGTGGTGCGATTATTACGGGTTGTGGCACGGTGCTTAGCGATGATCCGACAATGCAGGTACGTTGGCGTGAATTGGCTGAAATAGGTGAACTGTATTTGCCATTATCAGCGTATTCTCAACCTTTGCGTGTGGTGCTGGATAGTGGTTTAACCACATCACCGCAAGCAATTGTCTACGGGCCGCCAGGTGCTACGATGGTAGTTACGGCAAGCACAGCCGCTGAGGCGCGTGTGGCTTTCGAGAATCGTGGCATTGCGGTGGAAGTGTGTGCTAATGAATCAGGTCGCATTGATTTAGATAAGATGCTTGCCTATCTCGTGCAGCGGCAAATTAATGAGGTGTTGGTTGAGGCAGGGTCAACGCTCTGCGGTGCTTTTTTAAAAGCCAACTTGATCGATGAACTTATCATTTATATGGCGCCTAAGTTAATGGGTTCGACAGCGCAGCCACTCGTTGATTTGCCCTTGTTGAATATGGCCGATGCTTTAGAGCTAAAGATAAAAGAGATACGTGCAGTGGGTGACGATTGGCGTATTACGGCAACGCCGAATATCAAAGCTTCTTAA
- a CDS encoding riboflavin synthase, giving the protein MFTGIIETVGKLTRHEATDGDVRLHIAAGDMDMSDVSLGDSITVNGVCLTVIDFSQREFSADVSNETLSHTTLGKLKVGALLNLEKAMQLTTRLGGHLVSGHVDGIARVQSRCDDARSVRFTIKAPKQLAKYIAAKGSICIDGVSLTVNQVNGEYFDINIVPHTMSKTIMSNYKVNTPLNIEVDVVARYLERLLLANNDTVTGNITKDNITGASLRDAGFSL; this is encoded by the coding sequence ATGTTTACTGGAATTATTGAAACCGTTGGCAAATTAACGCGCCATGAAGCGACCGATGGCGATGTGCGTTTGCATATAGCAGCAGGGGATATGGATATGTCCGATGTCTCGCTTGGTGACAGTATTACGGTAAACGGTGTGTGCTTAACCGTTATTGATTTTTCTCAACGCGAATTTAGCGCAGATGTGTCGAATGAAACTTTGTCGCATACAACTTTAGGAAAACTTAAAGTGGGTGCGTTACTTAATCTGGAAAAGGCCATGCAGCTCACCACACGTTTGGGTGGACATCTTGTCAGTGGCCATGTTGATGGTATTGCCAGGGTGCAATCACGGTGTGACGATGCGCGTTCAGTGCGCTTTACTATAAAGGCACCAAAGCAATTGGCTAAATACATCGCGGCTAAAGGGTCTATCTGTATAGACGGTGTTAGCTTGACCGTCAATCAGGTTAATGGCGAGTATTTCGATATTAATATTGTGCCGCATACGATGAGCAAAACAATTATGTCGAATTATAAAGTGAATACGCCGCTTAATATTGAAGTCGATGTTGTTGCCCGTTATTTAGAGCGATTATTGTTGGCGAATAATGATACCGTTACGGGTAATATCACTAAGGATAATATTACTGGGGCATCGTTACGCGATGCTGGATTTTCACTTTAG
- the ribB gene encoding 3,4-dihydroxy-2-butanone-4-phosphate synthase, which produces MLFNTTEEIIEDIRNGKMVVLMDDEDRENEGDLIMAAEKIDTQDINFMARYGRGLICLTLTPERCQQLALPLMVHSTNAEHRTNFTLSIEASTGVTTGISAADRATTVKAAVATNAVAADIRQPGHVFPIMAQPGNVLTRAGHTEAGCDLARLADLDPSAVIVEILNEDGTMARRPDLEKFAKLHHLKIGTIADLIRYRLNNEQTICRGAESVLPTEFGQFKLVAYRDLITEDTHLALVSGEIKQDEPVLVRVHVQDTFNDILSLDMAGAGIPLHKAMQAISNSKEPGIVIILAHDSHAKTFHQRVKDLNSKESADKTSAADDVFPGHADVRTYGVGAQMLVDLGVSRMRLLSSPKRFHGLSGFGLEVIDYVSC; this is translated from the coding sequence ATGTTATTCAATACGACTGAAGAAATTATCGAAGATATCCGTAATGGCAAGATGGTAGTGCTAATGGATGATGAAGATCGTGAGAACGAAGGCGATCTCATTATGGCTGCCGAAAAAATAGATACCCAAGATATCAATTTTATGGCACGTTATGGTCGTGGTTTGATTTGTTTAACCTTAACGCCAGAGCGTTGTCAGCAGTTAGCCTTACCATTAATGGTGCATAGCACGAATGCTGAACATAGAACCAATTTCACGTTATCTATAGAAGCATCAACCGGTGTTACCACGGGTATTTCCGCAGCAGACCGTGCAACAACAGTCAAAGCCGCCGTTGCAACGAATGCAGTGGCTGCTGATATACGCCAACCCGGGCACGTGTTTCCTATCATGGCACAGCCGGGCAACGTGCTGACGCGTGCGGGTCATACCGAAGCGGGGTGTGATTTGGCACGCCTAGCTGATTTAGACCCTAGTGCTGTCATTGTTGAAATTCTTAATGAAGACGGTACTATGGCAAGGCGCCCCGACCTTGAGAAGTTTGCCAAACTTCATCATCTGAAAATAGGCACAATAGCCGACCTGATTCGTTATCGTTTGAACAATGAGCAAACCATTTGTCGTGGTGCCGAATCCGTGCTGCCGACTGAGTTTGGTCAATTCAAGTTGGTGGCTTATCGTGATTTGATTACCGAAGACACGCACCTGGCACTGGTTTCAGGTGAAATAAAACAAGATGAACCTGTGCTGGTACGGGTTCATGTGCAAGATACCTTTAATGATATTCTATCACTTGATATGGCGGGTGCCGGTATTCCGTTACACAAAGCAATGCAGGCCATCTCAAATTCCAAGGAGCCAGGTATTGTCATTATTTTGGCTCATGATAGTCACGCGAAAACATTTCACCAGCGAGTTAAAGATCTCAATAGCAAAGAGAGTGCGGATAAAACATCGGCAGCTGATGATGTATTTCCAGGACATGCAGACGTCAGAACCTATGGTGTCGGCGCACAAATGTTAGTCGATCTTGGTGTCAGCCGTATGCGACTGTTAAGCTCCCCTAAACGCTTCCATGGACTATCGGGTTTTGGCCTTGAAGTCATTGATTATGTTAGTTGTTAA
- the ribE gene encoding 6,7-dimethyl-8-ribityllumazine synthase, translated as MAIKSLRGKLVAKQTRFAIVAGRFNEFIVSQLVAGAIDALTQHGVAEKDIEVVYVPGAFEIPLAAKRMAMSGEYQAIIALGAVIRGSTPHFDYVASSCTRGLSEVQMACDIPVGFGVLTVDSIEQAIERAGTKAGNKGADAALAALETVNVLAQLEN; from the coding sequence ATGGCGATTAAATCACTACGTGGTAAGTTGGTGGCGAAGCAGACGCGCTTTGCTATTGTGGCTGGCCGTTTTAACGAATTTATTGTTAGCCAATTAGTGGCAGGAGCAATAGATGCTCTGACGCAGCATGGCGTTGCTGAAAAAGACATTGAAGTAGTGTATGTCCCCGGTGCATTTGAGATTCCTCTGGCGGCAAAACGCATGGCGATGAGCGGCGAATATCAGGCGATTATTGCACTAGGTGCAGTCATTCGTGGCAGTACACCACATTTTGATTATGTTGCCAGTAGTTGCACACGCGGTTTGTCAGAAGTGCAAATGGCTTGCGATATCCCCGTTGGTTTTGGTGTATTGACGGTTGATAGCATTGAACAGGCGATTGAACGTGCTGGCACAAAAGCAGGTAATAAGGGCGCCGATGCAGCATTGGCAGCGCTTGAAACCGTTAATGTATTAGCGCAATTGGAAAATTAA
- the nusB gene encoding transcription antitermination factor NusB, giving the protein MAKPPSLTRSRHKARNLAVQALYQWQITGQDRDDIVERFLTDQEMNETVTEYFKELVSEVSANVASIDNALAPLLDRPIKQLDPVESAVLRIGAYELEHRPDVPYRVVINEAIEAAKLFGAEESYKYINGVLDKLKGKYRAQEIKLAKTR; this is encoded by the coding sequence ATGGCTAAACCCCCATCACTAACACGTTCGCGCCACAAGGCGAGAAACTTGGCTGTACAAGCCTTGTATCAATGGCAGATTACTGGCCAGGATCGTGATGATATTGTTGAGCGATTCCTCACCGATCAGGAAATGAATGAAACAGTTACAGAATACTTTAAAGAGTTAGTGTCAGAAGTGTCTGCCAACGTAGCCTCTATAGATAATGCGTTAGCACCATTGCTTGATCGGCCAATTAAGCAGCTTGATCCCGTTGAGTCTGCGGTGTTACGTATTGGTGCTTACGAGCTAGAACACAGGCCAGACGTGCCATATCGTGTTGTTATCAATGAAGCCATTGAGGCAGCAAAACTGTTTGGTGCAGAAGAAAGCTATAAGTACATTAATGGTGTGCTCGATAAACTTAAGGGTAAATATCGGGCGCAAGAAATCAAGTTGGCAAAGACCCGCTGA